A region from the Pseudomonas promysalinigenes genome encodes:
- a CDS encoding PLP-dependent aminotransferase family protein: MKRDGTRIKAVMGVIQARIASRTYTPGTRIPSVRAMAQAIQVSVSTVLEAYERLMAEGVLTSRPGSGFFVGGPVAPLALTELGPKLDREVDPLWISRQSLETSSDALKPGCGWLPASWMYEAGVRKALRVAARSDTMNLAEYAQPLGHIPLRQFLSRRLGGIGIDAPLEQVMLTESGTHAIDLICRFLLQPGDTVLVDDPCYFNFHALLKAHRVNIVGVPYTPTGPDITAFGAALLEHEPRLYITNSGIHNPTGASLSAVTAHRLLKLADATNLVIVEDDIFSDFEHTPAPRLSAFDGLEQVIQIGSFSKTISASIRCGYIAARSDWIEALVDLKIATTFGGGRMAADIVHHAITDSGYRKHMEGVRLRLTEAMDETVVQLQAIGIKPWIVPRAGMYLWCQLPEGTDAAMLARTCLREGLVLAPGNAFSQAMAAKDFMRFNVAQSADSTIYEVLKRALNA, translated from the coding sequence ATGAAGCGCGACGGCACGCGAATCAAAGCGGTCATGGGAGTGATACAGGCCAGGATCGCCTCCCGGACCTATACCCCTGGCACCCGCATCCCGTCGGTGCGGGCGATGGCCCAGGCCATCCAGGTCTCGGTGTCTACGGTCCTGGAAGCCTATGAGCGCTTGATGGCAGAAGGTGTACTGACCTCGCGGCCTGGCTCAGGTTTTTTCGTGGGAGGGCCAGTCGCACCTTTGGCCCTCACCGAGCTTGGCCCAAAACTCGATCGTGAGGTGGACCCACTCTGGATCTCACGCCAATCGCTGGAAACCAGCAGTGACGCCCTGAAGCCGGGGTGCGGCTGGCTGCCGGCTTCCTGGATGTACGAAGCCGGCGTGCGCAAAGCGCTACGTGTGGCTGCCCGCTCCGACACCATGAATCTGGCTGAGTATGCGCAACCACTTGGCCATATCCCGCTCAGGCAATTCTTGTCGCGACGGCTGGGAGGGATCGGGATCGATGCCCCGCTTGAGCAGGTCATGCTGACCGAGTCTGGTACTCACGCCATCGACCTGATCTGCCGCTTTCTGCTGCAGCCCGGTGACACGGTTCTGGTCGATGACCCCTGCTACTTCAATTTTCACGCTTTGCTCAAAGCCCACAGGGTGAATATCGTCGGTGTCCCTTACACCCCGACAGGCCCGGACATCACTGCATTCGGCGCAGCACTGCTCGAACACGAGCCTCGTCTGTACATCACCAATTCCGGTATTCACAACCCAACCGGCGCTAGCCTGTCTGCGGTCACGGCTCATCGGCTGCTGAAGCTGGCCGATGCCACTAACTTGGTGATCGTGGAAGACGATATTTTCAGTGATTTCGAGCATACCCCTGCCCCACGGCTATCGGCCTTCGATGGCCTGGAGCAAGTGATCCAAATCGGCAGTTTCTCAAAGACCATCTCGGCGTCGATCCGCTGCGGCTACATTGCCGCGCGCAGCGACTGGATCGAAGCGCTGGTCGACCTCAAGATCGCCACGACGTTCGGCGGCGGGCGCATGGCCGCAGACATCGTTCATCACGCTATCACCGATAGCGGCTACCGAAAGCACATGGAGGGCGTACGCCTGAGGTTGACCGAGGCAATGGATGAAACAGTGGTGCAGCTACAAGCCATCGGCATCAAACCTTGGATCGTGCCCCGAGCCGGCATGTACTTGTGGTGCCAATTGCCAGAAGGCACGGATGCGGCAATGCTGGCCAGAACTTGCCTACGAGAAGGATTGGTCCTGGCACCTGGCAACGCGTTCAGCCAGGCCATGGCGGCAAAGGACTTCATGCGTTTCAATGTTGCTCAGTCAGCTGACAGCACCATTTACGAGGTGTTGAAACGGGCGCTCAACGCGTAG